Proteins encoded by one window of Burkholderia plantarii:
- a CDS encoding glutathione peroxidase, whose translation MSTLYSFSANALGGGEVSLDAYRGQVLLIVNTASECGFTPQYAGLQQLHERFGARGLAVLGFPCNQFGGQEPGDAAQIGAFCEQRFGVTFPLFEKIDVKGEHAHPLFRYLTDEAPGLLGTKMIKWNFTKFLVDRSGDVVKRYAPQTKPDEIAEDIEKLL comes from the coding sequence ATTCAGCGCGAACGCGCTCGGCGGCGGCGAGGTCTCGCTCGACGCCTATCGCGGCCAGGTGCTCTTGATCGTCAACACCGCGAGCGAATGCGGGTTCACGCCGCAGTACGCGGGCCTGCAGCAACTGCACGAGCGCTTCGGCGCGCGCGGGCTCGCCGTGCTCGGCTTCCCGTGCAACCAGTTCGGCGGCCAGGAGCCTGGCGACGCCGCGCAGATCGGCGCGTTCTGCGAGCAGCGCTTCGGCGTCACGTTCCCGTTGTTCGAGAAGATCGACGTGAAGGGCGAGCATGCGCATCCGCTGTTCCGCTATCTGACCGACGAGGCGCCGGGCCTGCTCGGCACCAAGATGATCAAGTGGAACTTCACGAAATTCCTGGTCGACCGTAGCGGCGACGTCGTCAAGCGCTACGCGCCGCAGACCAAGCCCGACGAGATCGCCGAGGACATCGAAAAGCTGCTGTGA